The DNA region CAGCGCAGAGCACCTTGGTCCGAACGATCACTATTACTGGGACGCCTACTGGTCTGAGGCTGGTGCGAGAGCCGCGGCAGAACTGCTGGAAGAATTCGGCCAGGATGCTGAAGCCTGTCGGGCCATTGCCCTTGCAGATTCCTTTCTGGTGTCCATCGATCGCAGCCTGTCGAAGAACATGACGGCCAAATCTGCCCGTATGATTCCCGCGTCTCCCTATCGCCGGATGGATGCCGGATCGATCGGCTCACTGGTTGCGGACTATCCCCTCAGGCTGACTGCACCTGATGATGCGGCCATCTGGAACACTGCGGATCACCTGTTACGGAAGCACTTTGTCAACGGTGGCTTTTTTCAGGATATGGTTCATTCGGGTATCAATGCTTACCTGACACTGAATGTCGCACAAACGTTACTTCGTCATGGCGACACGCGTTTCCAGACTCTGATAGAGAATGTTGCCCAACTGGCGTCTCCCACGGGGCAGTGGCCGGAAGCCATCCACCCACAAACTCTGGGGGGATGCATGGGAGACGGACAGCACGGCTGGGCTGCCGCAGAATGGGTCATGATGATGCGCAACTGTTTCGTCCGTGAGGAACAAGGCGGTCTCATCATTGGTTCCGGCATCTTTACAGAATGGATGCAGTCGCGAAAGACACTGTCATTCGGCCCGACCCTGACGCCGTGGGGAGCTGTCTCTGTTCGGATTGAAGACGCGGCAACAGAGCCTGTTCTGTTCATCGATGCAAAATGGAGACACACACCGCCGAGCATTGAAATACGTGTTCCCGGTTACGAAGTCGTGTCGAACGCGAGCTCAGGGACTGCTGTTGCTCTGAAACCAAAACGTCAGAACGCAGAAACGGCGGCATTACAAGACACATCAACCCCGGGAGTGACATCATGAAGATAGCCATGTTTACCAACACGTACCTGCCACATGTCGGCGGCGTCGCCAGAAGCGTCAGCACTTCTGCAGATATACTCCGTCAACTTGGCCACGACGTCTGTATTGTCGCTCCTGAGTTTGATGGCGCAGAGATGTCCAGCGACGATGTCCTGCGTGTTCCCGCCATACAGAATTTCAACGGCAGCGATTTCTCGCTGAGGCTGCCGCAGCCCTGGCTGATTTCTGAATTCATTGAGAAGTTCCGTCCCGATGTTATTCACAGTCACCATCCGTTTCTCCTGGGGGATGCGGCTGTTCGAGTGGCTTATGAGCGACGTCTTCCGCTGATCTTCACGCACCACACAATGTACGAACAGTATACCCACTATGTGCCAGGGGATTCAGATTCTCTGAAACGCGTGGCTGTCCAGATGGCGACTGAGTACTGCAATCTTTGCCACCAGGTGATTGCGCCCAGCCAGAGCGTTGCAGATCTGATTACAGACCGTGGCGTGAGCGTACCCATATGCAGCCTGCCGACAGGTATCGATACACACTTTTTCGCCAACGGAGAGGCCAGTCGGTTCCGCAGGAAACATCAGATCTCTGACAAAGCCTGCGTGCTGGGACACGTCGGTCGCCTCGCAGAAGAAAAGAATCTGATTTTCCTGACAACGGCTGTGTCCGAGGCCCTTCAACACCGGCCGGAGACCATTTTTTTGGTTGTAGGTGATGGTGACAGCAGGCCGCAGATGGACAGAATCCTGAGCTCACACGTCGATTCAAGTCGCATTGTGTTTACAGGTCGCCTGTCCGGTCAGGATCTGGCGGACGCCTACAGTGCCATGGATGCATTCGTGTTTGCATCTCGTTCTGAGACACAGGGGATGGTACTTGCAGAAGCGATGGCTGCAGGTTGCCCTGTTGTGGCTCTGGATGCTCCGGGTGTGCGCGAAATTGTGACGGATGCCAACGGAAGGCTCCTCAGCAGTGACGCTACAGAATCGGACTTTGCCATAGCGATCATGCAGCTGACGGAGAATACAAAGCAGTTGATGCAAATGTCAGAAGAAGCACTTCTTACCGCTCAGTCCTTTGGTCAGGACGTTGTCGCGAAGGATCTGATCAAGGTCTACGAA from Planctomycetaceae bacterium includes:
- a CDS encoding glycosyltransferase: MKIAMFTNTYLPHVGGVARSVSTSADILRQLGHDVCIVAPEFDGAEMSSDDVLRVPAIQNFNGSDFSLRLPQPWLISEFIEKFRPDVIHSHHPFLLGDAAVRVAYERRLPLIFTHHTMYEQYTHYVPGDSDSLKRVAVQMATEYCNLCHQVIAPSQSVADLITDRGVSVPICSLPTGIDTHFFANGEASRFRRKHQISDKACVLGHVGRLAEEKNLIFLTTAVSEALQHRPETIFLVVGDGDSRPQMDRILSSHVDSSRIVFTGRLSGQDLADAYSAMDAFVFASRSETQGMVLAEAMAAGCPVVALDAPGVREIVTDANGRLLSSDATESDFAIAIMQLTENTKQLMQMSEEALLTAQSFGQDVVAKDLIKVYEQSLDNVRAADGGDLTGWDMLQGRLQAEWFLLEEKASALMASIIETEATQAELV